Proteins encoded by one window of Polyodon spathula isolate WHYD16114869_AA chromosome 16, ASM1765450v1, whole genome shotgun sequence:
- the LOC121328802 gene encoding ras-related protein rab7, which translates to MTSRKKVLLKVIILGDSGVGKTSLMNQYVNKKFSNQYKATIGADFLTKEVMVDDRLVTMQIWDTAGQERFQSLGVAFYRGADCCVLVFDVTAPNTFKTLDSWRDEFLIQASPRDPENFPFVVLGNKIDLENRQVATKRAQAWCQSKNNIPYFETSAKEAINVEQAFQTIARNALKQETEVELYNEFPEPIKLDKNERAKPSAESCSC; encoded by the exons TGTAGGCAAGACCTCCCTCATGAACCAGTATGTCAATAAGAAGTTCAGCAACCAGTACAAAGCCACAATAGGAGCTGACTTCCTAACAAAGGAGGTGATGGTGGACGACAGGCTGGTCACAATGCAG ATCTGGGACACGGCTGGCCAGGAGCGGTTCCAGTCGCTGGGTGTTGCGTTCTATCGGGGGGCAGACTGCTGCGTGCTGGTGTTCGATGTGACGGCTCCAAACACCTTCAAGACTCTGGACAGCTGGAGAGACGAGTTCCTGATCCAGGCCAGCCCCCGGGACCCAGAGAACTTCCCCTTCGTAGTGCTGGGGAACAAGATTGACCTGGAGAAcagacag gtCGCCACAAAAAGGGCCCAGGCGTGGTGTCAGAGCAAAAACAATATCCCATACTTCGAAACCAGCGCCAAGGAGGCAATCAATGTGGAGCAGGCTTTCCAAACCATCGCCAGGAACGCACTCAAACAG gagacAGAAGTGGAGTTGTACAATGAGTTTCCAGAGCCGATTAAACTGGACAAGAACGAGCGAGCGAAGCCTTCTGCGGAGAGCTGCAGCTGCTGA